In Aquimarina sp. TRL1, a single window of DNA contains:
- a CDS encoding T9SS type A sorting domain-containing protein, protein MIQKQKISRKRLSSLYTISTLFIIVFLLSSFHKEDRDEVNGRKLLPGIDKVEKRTNAHCELTVEINGDKGLCEDDTVVLTAAVSGMSKCDSCSEYKVINTSPCIGKREPLVLDISKTRNFFFFSITERKVMRNENLKLIDHGDGTAILTGYVRNSKRYKVEVKFTQKKKYSYKEPYKNACGGTLHTKDWIYFWDFTGYIKEVGGGFYMNISKKGGPAQIGKGANTNERVHNKLGSSFWIKGSNGWSGDFHLNLDCVKQLNTNLSYRWSTGERTKSIRVHEPGTYTVTVSDCNNCKASDTVAIMHQDTAIDAGQDQTICLGDEAVLTVEGEGDILWSNGETTRTITVQPFETTTYSVALTNNGCKVEDEVVVTIGDCGIAKMKVYPTKINRNQSLIIDALMNGYGKITTSLYDLSGRKIHTFKEQPYQKGNNKLTVYMHTVPVVLPGIYILKLEGDNWIRTRRVIIGL, encoded by the coding sequence ATGATACAAAAACAAAAAATTAGCAGAAAAAGACTTTCTTCCCTATATACGATAAGTACCCTATTCATTATTGTCTTTCTTTTATCAAGCTTTCATAAGGAAGACAGGGATGAAGTTAACGGAAGAAAACTGTTGCCAGGTATTGATAAAGTAGAAAAAAGGACGAATGCACATTGCGAACTAACCGTAGAAATAAATGGAGATAAGGGATTGTGTGAAGATGATACAGTCGTACTTACTGCTGCCGTTTCCGGAATGTCAAAATGTGACAGTTGTAGTGAATATAAAGTGATTAATACAAGTCCTTGCATAGGAAAGCGGGAGCCACTAGTGTTAGATATTAGTAAGACCAGAAACTTCTTTTTCTTTTCTATTACAGAGCGTAAAGTAATGAGGAACGAAAACCTGAAATTAATTGATCATGGAGATGGAACAGCTATACTAACAGGTTATGTAAGGAATTCAAAGCGCTATAAGGTAGAAGTAAAATTCACGCAGAAGAAAAAGTATTCATATAAAGAACCTTATAAGAATGCATGTGGAGGCACCTTGCATACTAAGGATTGGATATATTTTTGGGATTTTACCGGCTATATTAAAGAAGTTGGAGGTGGATTTTATATGAACATTTCCAAAAAAGGAGGTCCTGCACAAATAGGGAAAGGAGCGAATACGAATGAACGAGTGCATAATAAATTAGGAAGCTCTTTTTGGATAAAAGGATCCAATGGCTGGTCTGGTGATTTTCATTTAAATCTGGATTGTGTAAAACAGCTCAACACTAACCTATCATATAGGTGGTCTACTGGAGAACGTACGAAGTCGATACGTGTTCATGAACCGGGAACTTATACCGTAACTGTATCAGATTGCAACAATTGTAAGGCATCAGATACTGTAGCAATAATGCATCAAGATACTGCGATAGATGCAGGTCAGGATCAGACAATATGTCTGGGAGATGAGGCAGTATTAACAGTAGAAGGAGAAGGAGATATCTTATGGTCTAATGGAGAAACAACCCGGACGATTACAGTTCAACCTTTCGAAACTACAACATATTCGGTAGCCTTGACTAATAACGGTTGCAAGGTGGAAGATGAAGTCGTTGTTACTATTGGGGATTGCGGAATTGCTAAAATGAAGGTGTATCCTACAAAAATTAACAGAAATCAATCCCTGATTATAGATGCTTTGATGAATGGATATGGAAAGATAACTACATCCTTATATGATTTGTCAGGAAGAAAAATCCATACGTTTAAGGAACAGCCTTATCAGAAGGGAAATAATAAACTTACCGTCTATATGCATACAGTACCAGTAGTTCTTCCGGGAATTTATATACTAAAATTAGAAGGAGACAACTGGATAAGAACAAGACGAGTTATTATCGGCTTGTAA
- a CDS encoding C10 family peptidase: MKRILSITFSLLLLLYFDVHANSIDRNTAIKIANQWIGSQTPNSKSAVKKEVQTIQEVQYKNTLVYYIITYTNGGFIIISADDTAKPILGYSNQSILDISVENPAITQWLDNYKKYVYQSIEYSKTSKSNNKDKGWELLKNPVSRRKTNEVLPFMDDILYSQGAGWNKQCPEDGEGRDGHALVGCVATAMAQVIRYWEFPKTGRGSETYNHSKYGAISANFGATTYNWQHMSKSRPDQENAKLLFHCGVAVNMNYGAKSSGAYTHDVPGALKTYFKYDTAARLVNKYNYSQQAWSDLMKKELEERRPVLYSGRSTLTKPAGHLFVLDGYQITEQGDYFHINWGWGGRTNGYFYLNKLITHNGDHNWVKSNAAIINLKPANIPPVITSSPSTILKTTEIYQYPIQTFDENDDAVSIAITEGPSWLQIKQHNAQYILEGTPPETATGVHKVVLKVKDAATATTQTFYLQVLKKGTSVEQVNIDFTTGDFSQANFSFGGNKKWIITTDNARFHASSPEIGDKTSTSLSMTETFAQETVLSFDFKVSSEEKYDYLKFYIDGKEISKWSGEVQWNTVSYLIPEGTHTIMWSYVKDDSVKKGADRAWIDVIRYIKPGTPGTDTSVIDFETKDYSQAAFSFKHGTWELVDTHSPFGYSSKSNTITDNQETSISISKDFATNTDMHFDIKISSEKDYDYLIFMVDGKEEKKWSGIFDWQRISFSIPKGTHTISWVYKKDYSVSSGEDAAWIDNIEFTSHASKNAITTEFNQEKTNVSAKQHTKLYQNYPNPVSTYTDIQFSLAKQEMVTLEIVDFSGTKIATVLHKNLAEGTYRIAYDASKLTKNMYFIRLITSESILTRKMIVKQ, from the coding sequence ATGAAAAGAATTTTATCTATTACATTTAGTTTATTATTGCTTCTTTATTTTGATGTCCATGCGAACTCCATAGACAGAAACACGGCGATTAAAATTGCCAATCAGTGGATTGGTTCTCAAACCCCTAACAGCAAATCTGCAGTAAAAAAAGAAGTACAAACCATTCAGGAGGTTCAGTATAAAAACACCTTGGTATATTACATTATCACCTACACCAATGGAGGGTTTATTATTATATCAGCTGATGATACAGCCAAACCTATTTTGGGGTATTCCAACCAAAGTATACTGGACATTTCTGTAGAAAACCCTGCTATCACTCAATGGCTGGATAACTACAAAAAGTATGTTTACCAAAGTATCGAGTATTCCAAAACTTCTAAATCCAATAACAAGGATAAAGGTTGGGAATTATTAAAAAACCCAGTATCCAGACGAAAAACCAATGAAGTTCTTCCATTCATGGATGATATCTTATACAGTCAGGGAGCAGGTTGGAACAAACAATGCCCTGAAGATGGGGAAGGTAGAGACGGTCATGCTCTTGTAGGTTGCGTGGCTACAGCTATGGCACAGGTTATCCGATATTGGGAATTTCCTAAAACAGGTCGCGGATCCGAAACGTACAATCACTCTAAATACGGAGCTATTTCTGCCAATTTTGGAGCAACCACATATAATTGGCAGCACATGTCTAAAAGTCGTCCTGATCAGGAAAATGCAAAGTTGTTATTTCACTGCGGGGTCGCTGTAAACATGAACTACGGGGCAAAATCTTCGGGAGCATACACTCATGATGTGCCTGGTGCTTTAAAAACGTATTTTAAATACGATACAGCTGCGAGACTTGTAAATAAGTACAACTACTCTCAGCAAGCATGGAGTGATTTAATGAAAAAAGAACTGGAAGAAAGAAGACCTGTCTTATACTCTGGAAGAAGTACACTGACTAAACCTGCCGGACATCTGTTCGTTCTGGATGGATATCAGATTACTGAACAGGGAGATTATTTTCATATCAACTGGGGTTGGGGAGGAAGAACCAACGGATATTTTTACCTCAACAAGCTGATTACTCATAACGGAGATCACAATTGGGTAAAAAGCAATGCTGCGATTATCAATTTAAAGCCAGCAAACATCCCTCCTGTTATCACTTCTTCTCCATCGACAATTCTCAAAACAACAGAGATATACCAATATCCTATTCAAACGTTTGACGAAAATGATGATGCTGTTTCTATAGCAATAACAGAAGGACCTTCCTGGTTACAAATCAAACAACACAATGCTCAATACATACTCGAAGGGACTCCTCCTGAAACTGCAACAGGCGTTCATAAAGTAGTATTAAAAGTTAAAGATGCCGCTACTGCTACTACGCAGACATTTTACCTTCAAGTACTAAAAAAAGGGACATCTGTAGAACAGGTAAACATCGATTTTACCACTGGAGATTTCTCCCAGGCTAATTTTTCATTTGGAGGAAATAAAAAGTGGATCATTACAACAGACAATGCCCGCTTTCATGCTTCATCTCCCGAAATTGGAGATAAAACCAGTACTTCGTTAAGCATGACCGAGACATTTGCGCAAGAAACTGTTTTAAGTTTTGACTTCAAAGTGTCTTCTGAAGAGAAATACGATTACCTAAAATTTTATATCGATGGTAAAGAAATTTCTAAATGGAGTGGAGAAGTTCAGTGGAATACTGTAAGTTACCTTATTCCCGAAGGTACCCATACCATTATGTGGTCATATGTAAAAGATGATTCTGTAAAGAAAGGGGCCGATCGTGCATGGATTGACGTTATCCGTTATATAAAGCCTGGTACTCCGGGTACAGATACTTCTGTTATCGATTTTGAAACAAAAGACTACAGTCAGGCTGCATTTTCTTTTAAGCACGGAACCTGGGAACTTGTAGATACGCATTCTCCATTTGGCTATAGCTCTAAATCAAATACAATCACTGACAATCAAGAAACCAGTATTTCCATATCAAAAGATTTTGCTACCAATACGGATATGCATTTTGACATTAAAATATCTTCTGAAAAAGATTATGACTATCTGATATTTATGGTTGATGGAAAAGAAGAAAAAAAATGGAGTGGTATTTTTGACTGGCAACGTATTTCTTTCTCTATCCCTAAAGGAACCCATACGATAAGCTGGGTATATAAAAAGGACTATTCTGTCTCTAGCGGAGAAGACGCTGCCTGGATCGATAATATCGAATTCACATCTCATGCAAGTAAAAATGCTATTACAACTGAATTCAATCAGGAGAAAACCAATGTTTCTGCTAAACAACACACGAAACTTTATCAAAACTATCCAAATCCTGTTAGCACATATACAGATATTCAATTTTCGCTAGCTAAGCAAGAAATGGTTACACTGGAAATTGTAGATTTCTCTGGCACAAAAATAGCAACCGTATTGCATAAGAATCTGGCAGAAGGAACATATCGTATTGCTTATGATGCTTCAAAACTTACAAAAAACATGTATTTTATTCGATTAATTACATCTGAGAGCATATTGACTAGAAAAATGATTGTCAAACAGTAA
- a CDS encoding histidine kinase: MIFRIILVYIWIGGVGISLWSQDTNSVQLENLSKKAETLKKKKDLVNYRFVLKQIARLAEKEKKDTVLLEAYKNTGKSFEKNKDSVLHYDKEGKRIADQLGNKKYSTEFTYLIAQTEVERGNYKVAYELFLKAEQEASEKQYSFLPNLQTAFAELHYRMEEYEMSFEKLKKAGILFKKLQNDLGESSIYNNLGILYKSRKIFDSSLYYHQKSIAISLKNKDTVGIAYSYNNMGVTYMNMEKDTLAMTYFEKALHIKPDNPTHSLISNYGTVMIKLKKYEVAERFLEEVLNTTYELQLKVTVLGELQKIQKKRGAYKKALYYANMESVLKDQLMDDKKFLEISKLKASYELKHKNAEIAHLKEKNKYQELANRQNRILIVVLVIGIFLVIISGFLYTRSIKFRDLSRQLSLQQRLLRSQMNPHFLFNSMAAIQTFILRNENKKAASYLAKFSKLMRVILENSREDQVNFKTELYALEAYLSLQKLRFQNRLQYEIIVDDELEEGEYVIPPMLFQPFVENAIEHGFSGDKEGLLTITFSLREKTILCTVRDNGIGYSKTKKNKGRKSLSMAITRERLEIFSKKIKKPLHLVVEDRGTEEAAKGTIVKLDIPIITI, encoded by the coding sequence ATGATTTTTCGAATCATACTGGTATATATATGGATAGGGGGTGTCGGGATATCGCTATGGTCTCAGGATACAAATTCAGTGCAGCTGGAAAATTTGTCTAAAAAGGCGGAAACACTGAAGAAAAAAAAGGATCTGGTTAATTATAGGTTTGTTTTAAAGCAAATCGCCAGATTAGCAGAAAAGGAAAAAAAGGATACTGTATTATTAGAAGCTTATAAGAATACTGGAAAGTCTTTTGAGAAAAATAAAGATTCGGTATTGCACTATGATAAGGAAGGAAAACGCATTGCAGATCAACTAGGGAATAAAAAATACAGTACAGAATTCACCTATTTAATTGCACAAACAGAAGTAGAAAGAGGAAATTATAAAGTTGCCTATGAGTTATTCCTGAAAGCCGAACAAGAAGCTTCAGAAAAACAATACTCTTTCCTGCCGAATTTGCAAACTGCTTTTGCAGAGTTGCATTACAGAATGGAGGAATATGAAATGTCATTTGAGAAATTAAAAAAGGCAGGAATACTTTTTAAAAAATTACAAAACGATCTGGGAGAATCCTCCATTTATAATAATTTGGGAATACTGTATAAATCGCGAAAAATTTTTGATTCGTCTTTATATTACCATCAGAAGTCCATTGCAATAAGTTTAAAGAATAAAGATACCGTTGGTATTGCATATTCCTATAATAATATGGGAGTAACCTATATGAATATGGAAAAAGATACCCTGGCGATGACTTATTTTGAAAAAGCACTTCACATAAAACCAGATAACCCCACTCATAGTTTGATTTCTAACTACGGTACAGTGATGATAAAACTCAAAAAATATGAGGTAGCAGAACGTTTTTTAGAAGAGGTACTGAATACTACCTATGAGTTACAGTTAAAAGTGACTGTGTTGGGAGAGCTTCAGAAAATACAGAAAAAAAGAGGAGCCTATAAAAAAGCATTGTATTATGCTAATATGGAGAGTGTGTTAAAAGATCAATTGATGGATGATAAGAAGTTCCTGGAAATATCAAAACTGAAAGCCTCTTATGAATTAAAACACAAAAATGCCGAAATAGCTCATTTAAAAGAGAAAAACAAATACCAGGAATTAGCCAACAGGCAAAATAGAATATTGATTGTCGTGCTGGTTATCGGGATTTTTTTAGTAATTATCTCGGGTTTTTTATATACTCGTAGTATAAAATTCAGAGACTTATCCCGGCAGTTATCTTTACAGCAACGGTTGTTGCGCTCTCAGATGAATCCTCATTTTTTATTTAACAGTATGGCAGCAATTCAAACATTCATACTTAGAAATGAAAATAAAAAAGCAGCTAGCTATCTGGCTAAGTTTTCTAAGTTAATGCGGGTTATTTTAGAAAACTCGAGAGAAGATCAGGTGAATTTCAAAACAGAATTATATGCATTAGAAGCATATTTGAGTCTGCAAAAGCTACGGTTTCAGAATCGGCTACAATATGAAATTATAGTAGATGATGAATTGGAAGAAGGAGAGTATGTGATTCCTCCGATGTTGTTTCAGCCATTTGTAGAAAATGCGATAGAACATGGTTTTTCAGGTGACAAAGAAGGATTGCTTACCATAACATTTTCTTTACGAGAAAAAACAATTTTATGTACCGTTCGGGATAATGGAATCGGATACTCCAAAACGAAAAAAAACAAAGGAAGAAAATCATTATCAATGGCAATTACCAGAGAACGATTAGAGATTTTTTCCAAAAAGATTAAAAAACCGTTGCATTTGGTTGTGGAAGATAGGGGGACAGAAGAAGCAGCTAAAGGTACGATTGTTAAACTTGATATTCCCATTATAACAATATGA
- a CDS encoding LytTR family DNA-binding domain-containing protein: MNVILIDDETSIREGLKILLSEEDMTIIGEAASIKEGISLIDERKPELVFLDIQLEDGNSFSLLEQLTFRDFKLVFITAYNQYAIKAFKYNALDYLLKPIDPEELHETLLRIKKQEEKNAMEAQLKRVQENKQLQNLTINTTQRMHVLPIEEIMYGQADQGYSTFFMKNGKKVVATKPLKEYAALLPEEVFIRVHQSYLVNQRYIKSYDREGILYLSNEEKIPVSVRKRVAVKKRLSQR; encoded by the coding sequence ATGAATGTAATACTAATTGATGATGAAACTTCTATTCGGGAAGGATTAAAAATTCTCTTATCTGAAGAAGATATGACCATTATTGGAGAAGCTGCAAGTATAAAAGAAGGTATTTCTTTGATTGATGAAAGAAAACCGGAGCTGGTATTTCTGGATATACAATTAGAAGACGGCAATAGCTTTTCTCTGTTGGAACAATTGACTTTTAGAGATTTTAAGCTGGTTTTTATTACAGCCTATAATCAATATGCAATAAAAGCGTTTAAATATAATGCATTGGATTATTTGTTAAAACCGATAGACCCCGAAGAACTGCATGAAACCCTCCTTAGAATAAAAAAACAGGAAGAAAAAAATGCCATGGAAGCTCAACTAAAACGCGTGCAGGAGAACAAACAATTACAAAATCTAACCATTAATACCACACAGCGAATGCATGTTCTGCCTATAGAGGAGATTATGTATGGACAGGCAGATCAGGGATACTCCACTTTTTTTATGAAAAATGGAAAAAAAGTGGTCGCTACCAAACCATTAAAAGAGTATGCAGCACTATTGCCGGAAGAAGTGTTTATTCGGGTTCATCAGTCGTATTTAGTAAATCAGCGCTATATAAAAAGTTATGATAGAGAAGGGATTCTTTATTTGTCTAATGAAGAGAAAATTCCGGTATCTGTAAGAAAACGCGTAGCGGTAAAAAAACGCCTGAGTCAGCGATAA
- a CDS encoding GNAT family N-acetyltransferase, whose product MYTKDTREFVGAGGFNDADSTHKKAEIGFWLLPDYWGQGIMKEVMPAIFSYGFDVMGLNRIEGFVDHENEKCKKALQKINFQYEGTMRESEVENGRFIDVDIFARLRKDAES is encoded by the coding sequence ATATACACTAAAGATACTCGAGAATTTGTAGGGGCAGGAGGATTTAACGATGCAGATAGTACTCATAAAAAAGCAGAAATAGGCTTTTGGCTTTTACCAGACTATTGGGGGCAGGGAATAATGAAAGAAGTAATGCCTGCTATTTTTTCATACGGATTTGATGTGATGGGACTCAATAGAATAGAAGGGTTTGTAGATCACGAAAATGAAAAATGCAAGAAAGCACTACAGAAGATCAATTTTCAATATGAAGGGACAATGAGAGAGTCAGAAGTAGAAAATGGTCGTTTTATAGATGTGGATATTTTTGCCAGGCTTCGGAAGGATGCAGAGAGCTGA
- a CDS encoding S41 family peptidase translates to MKKLLAFLTLLVISVGQSKVLAQETPQWMRYPVISPDGKKIAFSYKGDIYVVNSAGGRAVQLTTNMAHDYRPVWSHDAQKIAFSSDRHGNFDVYIMDAEGGNVQRLTHHSANDYVSDFSVDNKKVYYTSTRLDTPVSIMFPSRTLSEIYSVSVQGGREQQFLAVPSEHMKWNATGDQFLFENIKGYEDQWRKHHTSSITRDIVLYDTNQKAYKKIANWEGEERNPVWNGQTGVYFLSEKGGSFNIWKKDINSNTYGTQITEHTTHPVRFLSASKSGVLCYGYDGEIYTYQNGSSKKVNITIKSDQPNNLYEFINAGRITDFDVSPNGKEVAFIARGEVFVTSITYKTTKQITKTSGMERRVQFSPDGKSLVYDSERDGSWNIYKATIGRKEDTYFYNSLLINEEVLVATDQETFQPLFSPDGKEVAFLENRTTLKVVNLASKEIRTVLDGTYNYSYVDGDQYFTWSPDSKWLLVEFFEFERWNSDIGLVKASGTEKPINLTKSGYSNTRAKFAMDGALVYWETDKQGFRSHGSWGSHGDVYGIFLTQKAYDTFLQSKEETELEKEEDTSEKEEGKDKKENKKKKKDKEDKEEKVRPIVVEKEGLHDRKLRLTIHSSFLGDYLLNEKADQLVYLSNFEKGFDLWTTKFKEKETKLLAKLNGSGSKLQFDKKQEHVFLINKGSLQKIAVKDGSKKSIGADATMSLSKAKERAYMFEHAWRQLREKFYVQDLHGVDWDMYKKEYEKYLPSINNGYDFAEMLSELLGEINASHTGAGYRRRAKKADKTASLGCFYDETYTGNGVKIAEIITGSPLQQKESKITAGTIIEKINGETITANTNFYALLNRKEGKRTLLACYNPTSKERWSEVVKPVSLYKESQLAYKRWVKSRAAAVEKLSGGRLGYVHVKGMNSASFREVFEKALGEFHTKEGLIVDTRFNGGGWLHDDLVTFLGGKVYMTFEPRGQKNMGGEPIWKWTKPSCVLMSESNYSDAHMFPYTYKALGVGKLIGMPVPGTGTAVWWDTMVDGQTTFGIPQVGMRGIIDNKLLENNQLMPDIQVDNVYEKALSGEDQQLEAAVKELLK, encoded by the coding sequence GTGAAAAAATTATTAGCTTTTTTGACACTGTTGGTTATCAGTGTTGGACAATCGAAGGTGTTGGCACAAGAAACACCTCAATGGATGCGATATCCGGTTATCTCTCCGGATGGAAAAAAGATTGCATTTAGTTATAAAGGAGATATTTATGTGGTCAATAGTGCTGGAGGAAGAGCAGTACAGCTGACAACTAATATGGCACATGATTATAGACCTGTTTGGTCACATGATGCTCAAAAAATTGCATTTTCATCAGATAGACATGGGAATTTTGACGTGTATATTATGGACGCAGAAGGAGGGAATGTTCAGCGGTTAACACATCATTCAGCCAATGATTATGTCAGTGATTTTTCTGTCGATAATAAAAAAGTATATTATACTTCCACTCGGTTAGATACTCCTGTTTCTATTATGTTTCCTTCTCGTACACTATCAGAAATATATAGTGTCAGTGTTCAGGGAGGAAGAGAACAGCAATTTCTGGCAGTTCCTTCAGAACATATGAAGTGGAATGCCACTGGAGATCAGTTTTTATTCGAGAATATAAAAGGATATGAAGATCAATGGAGAAAACATCATACTTCTTCCATTACCAGAGATATTGTATTATATGATACCAATCAAAAAGCGTATAAAAAAATAGCAAATTGGGAAGGAGAAGAGCGCAATCCTGTATGGAATGGACAAACAGGAGTATATTTCCTTAGTGAAAAAGGAGGTTCCTTTAATATTTGGAAAAAAGATATCAACTCGAATACCTATGGTACACAAATTACAGAACATACAACACACCCGGTACGATTCTTATCAGCTTCAAAATCTGGGGTATTATGTTATGGGTATGATGGAGAGATCTATACCTATCAGAACGGGAGTTCTAAAAAAGTAAATATTACGATTAAGTCAGATCAGCCTAACAATCTTTATGAGTTTATTAATGCTGGAAGAATTACGGATTTTGATGTTTCCCCTAATGGAAAAGAGGTGGCTTTTATCGCCAGAGGAGAAGTATTTGTAACATCAATAACCTATAAGACGACTAAGCAAATAACAAAAACCTCAGGAATGGAACGACGTGTTCAGTTTAGTCCTGATGGAAAATCGTTGGTATACGATAGCGAAAGAGATGGAAGTTGGAATATCTATAAAGCTACCATTGGCAGAAAAGAAGATACTTATTTTTACAATAGTCTGTTAATCAATGAAGAAGTCTTGGTAGCGACAGATCAGGAAACCTTTCAGCCATTATTTTCTCCCGACGGAAAAGAGGTCGCTTTTTTAGAAAATAGAACGACTCTGAAGGTAGTGAATTTGGCTTCAAAAGAAATAAGAACAGTACTGGATGGAACCTATAATTATTCGTATGTGGATGGAGATCAGTATTTTACTTGGTCTCCGGATAGTAAGTGGTTATTGGTTGAGTTTTTCGAATTCGAACGCTGGAATTCAGATATAGGTTTAGTAAAAGCTTCCGGAACCGAAAAACCAATTAATCTTACTAAGAGTGGGTACTCCAATACAAGAGCTAAATTTGCTATGGATGGAGCATTGGTATATTGGGAAACCGATAAACAAGGATTCCGATCTCATGGTAGTTGGGGGTCTCACGGAGATGTATATGGGATTTTTCTAACACAAAAAGCATATGATACTTTTTTGCAAAGCAAAGAAGAAACTGAATTAGAAAAAGAAGAAGATACCTCAGAAAAAGAAGAGGGTAAAGACAAAAAAGAAAATAAAAAGAAGAAAAAAGATAAAGAAGATAAAGAAGAAAAGGTACGTCCAATAGTAGTAGAAAAAGAAGGGCTCCATGATCGTAAACTTAGATTGACAATCCACTCTTCCTTTTTAGGAGATTATTTGCTAAATGAGAAAGCGGATCAACTTGTGTATCTATCTAATTTTGAAAAAGGTTTTGATCTTTGGACTACTAAATTTAAAGAAAAAGAAACAAAACTGTTAGCCAAGTTAAATGGATCAGGATCAAAGCTTCAATTTGATAAAAAACAAGAACATGTGTTTTTGATTAATAAGGGAAGTTTACAAAAAATAGCAGTAAAAGATGGAAGTAAGAAAAGCATAGGAGCAGATGCTACTATGTCTTTATCAAAAGCTAAAGAACGCGCCTATATGTTTGAACATGCCTGGAGGCAACTACGAGAGAAATTTTATGTTCAGGATTTACATGGAGTTGACTGGGATATGTATAAAAAGGAATACGAGAAATACCTGCCTTCAATTAATAATGGATACGATTTTGCAGAAATGTTAAGTGAATTACTGGGAGAGATCAATGCATCTCATACTGGTGCAGGATACAGAAGACGTGCCAAAAAAGCAGATAAAACAGCTTCATTAGGATGTTTTTATGATGAAACCTATACAGGAAACGGAGTTAAAATAGCCGAAATAATAACAGGAAGCCCATTACAACAAAAAGAAAGTAAGATAACTGCAGGGACCATTATAGAAAAAATAAATGGAGAGACTATTACTGCAAATACAAATTTCTATGCACTATTGAATAGAAAAGAAGGAAAAAGAACATTGCTTGCATGTTATAACCCCACCTCTAAAGAACGTTGGTCAGAAGTAGTAAAGCCAGTTAGTTTATACAAAGAAAGTCAGTTGGCATACAAGCGTTGGGTGAAGAGTAGAGCAGCTGCCGTAGAAAAATTATCCGGAGGAAGATTAGGATATGTGCACGTAAAAGGAATGAACTCTGCCAGCTTTAGAGAAGTATTTGAAAAAGCCTTAGGTGAGTTCCATACCAAAGAAGGATTGATTGTAGATACCCGATTTAACGGAGGAGGTTGGTTGCATGATGATTTGGTAACATTTTTAGGAGGAAAAGTATATATGACTTTCGAGCCTAGAGGACAGAAAAATATGGGAGGAGAACCAATTTGGAAATGGACAAAACCTTCCTGTGTTTTAATGAGTGAATCTAATTATTCTGATGCTCATATGTTCCCATATACCTATAAAGCATTAGGGGTTGGAAAATTAATTGGAATGCCGGTTCCTGGAACAGGAACAGCTGTATGGTGGGACACCATGGTGGACGGACAGACTACTTTTGGAATACCACAAGTAGGGATGCGAGGAATAATTGACAACAAGTTATTGGAGAATAATCAGTTAATGCCAGATATACAAGTGGACAATGTGTATGAAAAGGCTTTAAGTGGTGAAGATCAACAATTAGAAGCAGCGGTTAAAGAACTGCTTAAATAA
- the dmpI gene encoding 4-oxalocrotonate tautomerase DmpI gives MPYISFETGSLDKKTKQELIEKLTEVAVNVTGIPKELFFVSIKEVKDDNIAVGGKTVTEIKSALSRN, from the coding sequence ATGCCGTATATATCATTTGAAACAGGGTCTCTTGATAAAAAAACAAAGCAAGAACTCATTGAAAAACTAACAGAAGTAGCTGTAAATGTTACCGGAATTCCAAAAGAATTGTTTTTTGTCTCTATAAAGGAGGTAAAAGATGATAATATTGCTGTTGGAGGAAAAACGGTCACTGAAATTAAATCAGCACTAAGCAGAAATTAA